CACAACCGGCCCGCCGGCCCGGACGGCACCTCCCAGGGGGTCGGCGTCGAGGAGGCCATCACCATCACCCTGGGCGTCCTGGAGGCCCTCGAGTACAGCCACCGTGCCGGCATCGTGCACCGGGACATCAAACCCGGGAACGTCATGATCACTCCGCGCGGCGACATCAAGGTGATGGACTTCGGCATCGCCCGCGCCGTCGCCGACTCCTCGGCGACGATGACCCAGTCCCAGGCCGTCATCGGCACCGCCCAGTACCTGTCACCCGAGCAGGCCCGGGGGGAAACCGTCGACGCCCGCAGCGACCTGTACTCCGCCGGGTGCCTGCTGTACGAGCTGCTCACCGGTCGGCCACCCTTCGTCGGCGACTCCCCGGTGTCGGTGGCCTACCAGCACGTGCGGGAGGTCCCGCAGCCGCCGTCCTCGCTCAACCCCGAGGTGCCGGAGGCGGTCGACCGGGTGGTGCTGCACGCCCTGGCCAAGGAGCGAGGCGACCGCTACCCGGACGCCGCGGCCTTCCGCCGAGACCTGATCGCCGCCAGGGACGGGCGACCAGTCTCCGCACCGGCCGTCGCCGCTGCTGCGGCCGCCGCCGCGGCGGCCACCCAGGCTCTGCCCGGTGTGGGCACCGCTGCCACCCAGGCGATGCCGGCGGCCGGCGCCACGGGTGCCACCGTTCCCGTCGGTGCGCCGCCGTCGCCACCGACCGAGACGATCACCGCCCGCGACGTCCAGGACCCACCGCCGCGACGCCGTCGCCGGGCCGCGGGCTACGTCGGGCTGGCGCTTGCCGTCATCGCCGTGTTCGCCGTCGCGGCGCTGCTGACCAGCAACCTCGTCGGTGGCACGTCCACGATCGAGCAGGTGCAGGTCCCGCGGCTGATCGGGATGACCGCGCCGGAGGCGAAGGCCGCCCTCGACGAGCTCGAGCTCGAGTACGCCCAGGGCGAGGACGTCGAGGACACCGAGGCGGAGCCGGGCACGGTCGTGGACCAGACTCCCGAGGAGCGCACCACCGTCGACGTCGGGACCACCGTCACGGTGCGACTGGCCGCGGCCCCTGGCAACGTCAACGTCCCCGACCTCGAGGGGCGGACTCAGGAGGAGGCCCGCACCGCCCTGCAGGAGCTGGGCCTCGAACCGGGCGTCGTCACCACGGAGGACTCCCCCGACCACGACGCCGGCCGGGTCGTGCGAACCATCCCGCCGGCCGGGCAGTCGGTGCCCGAGGGCACCCAGATCGACCTCGTCCTGTCCTCCGGGCAGGTGGAGCTGCCGGACCTCGTCGGAACGCCGTACCCGGAGGCGCGCGCCGAGCTGCTCGACCTCGGTCTCCAGGTCGTCATCGAGCGACAGCCGACCGACGAGCAGGAGCCGGACGCCGTGGTGTCCCAGGACCCGGCTCCCGGCCGGGTGGAGCGGGGCAGCGTGGTCACCCTCGTCGTCGCCGACCCGCTGCCTGAGCCGTCGACACCGACGACGAGCGCGCCCACGACGACGACACCCCCGGCCGAGCCGAGCACGCCGCCCACCACGGAGCCAGCCCCGCCGCCCACCCCCGCCCCCTGACCTCGGTGATCATGCAATCCCGCCACCCTGTCCAAGCCGCCGCGCGCCCCGTGCGTGGATCCCTCTGCCCCATCGGTGATCATGCAATCCCGCCACCCCCGCACTCAGCACCAGTTGGGTCGGGCGGCTCCACCACAGAATGCTGCGCTCAGCACAACCCGGCCGGCGTGTCGCGCCACCAACCCAGCATTCTGCGAGCCGGTGGGTGGCGGGATTGCATGATCACGGGGGTCAAGAGGGACGGCGAGGGTGGCGGGATTGCATGATCACGAAGGGGGGTGGGGGGCCAGGGGGGCCAGGCCGGCGGAGCGGGCGACCGCGCCGGGGTCCCCGCACGTGGTCAGCCAGTTCGCCAGCAATCGGTGACCGCCCTCGGTCAGCACCGACTCCGGGTGGAACTGCACCCCGTGGACCGGCTGCTCCCGGTGCTGCAGCGCCATCACCACCCCGCCGTCGGTCCGTGCGGTGACGAGGAGGTCGTCCGGCACGGTGGACTCCACGACGGCCAGGGAGTGGTAGCGGGTCGCCGTGAACGGGCTCGGCAGCCCGTCGAGCACCCCCACGCCGTCGTGGACGACGCGGCTCGTCTTGCCGTGCACGAGCTCGTCGGCGTGCGTGACGGTCGCTCCGTGCACCTCGGCGATCACCTGGTGTCCCAGGCAGATGCCGAGCAGCGGCGTCCCGGTCCGCACCACGTGCCGGACGAGGTCGCTGCACACCCCCGCCGAGGCCGGCGTACCCGGCCCGGGCGAGAGCAGGACGCCGTCGACGTCGTCCGCCGCCTCCACCCCGACGGCGTCGTTGCGCACCACCCGGCAGCTGGCGCCGAGCTGGCGCAGGTAGCCGACGATGGTGAAGACGAAGCTGTCGTAGTTGTCGACGACGAGGACGTGGGGGGCCACGGACCCATCCTGCCTCAGCCGACGGTGTTGTCGTTGAACGGCAGGTAGGGCGCCACCGCGGGGAAGACCCAGACGAACAGCACCGCCACGACCGCGACGACCAGCACCAGCGCGAGCAGCACCTTCACCGCGACCGGACCGGGAAGAGAGCGCCAGATCCATCCGTACACCGGCTCAGTCCTCCGTCCTCTCGGGTGCCGCAGCCAGCTCGGGCGGCGGGCCGGCGTCCCGGGGCAGCCAGGTGTCGAGCTCGGCGTGCACGATGTACCGCTCGCGCGCCGAGTACATCGGGTGGCACGCGGTGAGTGTCATGAGCCGCTCGGACGGCTCCGCCTGCGGGTCCCCGGGCACCGGAGCCACCACCTCCACCCGGTCCGGCGAGACGATCTGGTGCTCACGCATCCGGTAGACGTACCAGGCGTCGGCGGTCTCGACGACGATCGGGTCCCCGGGGCGCAGCTCGGCGATGAGGTTGAGCGGCCGCCCGTAGGTGACCCGGTGGCCGGCGACCGAGAAGTTGCCGACCGACCCGGGCAGCGCCGTGCCCGGGTAGTGGCCGAGGACGCCGTCGTTGAGCACCTCCTCGAGCCCGATGCCCTCGTCGACCGGGACGGCGTAGTCCGGGCCGAACCGGGGGACGTGCACGAGCGCGAAGGACTCCCCCTCCTGCACCGGTGACGGCACCGGGGGCTCGGACGGCGGGGGGTCGGGGTCCGCAGCCGGTTCCGCCGCGGCCGGCTCGGTCCACGATCCCCGCAGCCGGTCGGCGGCGGCCTGCTGCTCGCGTCCTGCCTCGACGTCGGTCCACCACAGCTGCCAGGCCACGAACAGGAGCAGCAGGACACCGAGAGTGAGGAGCACCTCCCCGACGCCCCGGACGACGGACCGGATCACGCGTCCTCCAGCGCCTCGGCGTACCGCAGCTCGAGCGACCCCTCGAACGCCGGCACCTCCACCGAGGGCAGCACCCGGGTGCTCCACCCCAGGCCGTACGCGTCGACGTACTCACGGTAGATCTGGACGTCCCGGGACTCCTCGAGGGCGCGCAGCAGCGCGCCGGTGTCCCCGACGGCGCGGATGGTGTACGGCGGGCTGTAGACCCGGCCCTGCAGGCGCAGGGTGCTGCCGACGCAGCGCACGGCGCTGGTGGAGATCACCCGCTGGTCCATGAGCGTCATGGCCTCCGCGCCACCGGCCCACAGGGCGTTGACGACGGCCTGCACGTCCTCCTGGTGGACGACGAGCAGGTCGGCGGCCACCCCCTCGGGGAGGGGCCGGTCCCGCGGTACGTCGTCGAGGACGACCTCGACCCCCGGGCCCTCGACCGGCTGGGTGCCGCTGGCGAAGCCGAGCGTGTCGGCCACGGCCTGCAGGTCCTGCACCTGGGTGTCGCCGGTGCGCTCGCTGAGCTCCTCGACCTCGGCCCGCAGCTGGGTGACCCGTTCCGCCTTGGCCTCGACGTCCTTGGTCTCGGCGGCGATGAGGGCGGGCAGGTCGGCCACATCGGTGCGCAGGTCGTCGCCGTCAGCCACGGTGGCGCTGGCGGAGAACAGCAGGCCGGCCACGACGAGCACCGCGGTCACGCCGAGGGGCAGCCCCCGGCGCCTCTGGTGCCCTCGGTCCGCTGAGTCCACGTCGACTTCCACCGCTCCTGTCGTCCGTCCGTCGTCCGTTCCCGCCACCGCGTGCCCGCTCGTGCCCCGGGAAGTCCTTCGGCACTACGCTAGACGTCTCAGGCGGTCCGGTCGTTCCGCCGTGCACAGATCAGCCGCGCTGATCCCGCCCCTGGTCCCGAGGAGGAACCCGTGCCCGAGTCGAGGAGCCGTCGCAAGGCCGCCTACACGCCGCCCCCGACGTCCTCGTCCGGACCGAAGCCGAACCCGCCGTGGTTCGTCCCGGTGATGCTCGGCCTCATGCTCCTCGGGCTGGTCTGGATCGTCGTGTACTACCTCAGCCAGGGCCAGTACCCGCTGCCGACCCTGTCCCTCGGCGGCGGTGAGTGGACTCCCGGCAACTGGAACCTCGTGATCGGCTTCGTCTTCATCATGGCCGGGTTCCTCATGACCACCCGCTGGCGCTGAGCGCACCGCACTCACCCGGGCGTCGTCCACAGGGTTCTCCACACCTGGGGACAAGTTCCACCGGTGGAATTACGCCCCTGGAACTCTTGTCCTCAGACCGTGCCGGCGGGCAAGCGAGCAGCTCACGGCGGTCGGGCGCTGGCCGGTCAGACGAGGTAGCGGACGGCGGCGAGGACGACGAGGACGGCCGCGACCGCCGCGGTCCCGGCGACCTGGACGACGGTCCGCCGTTCGCGCGGCGCGTAGGCGAGGACGGCCGCCAGGGCGGCGCCGGTGACCAGCCCGCCGAGGTGCGCCTGCCAGGCGATGTTGGGCAGGACGAAGCCGAGCACGGCGTTGATGCCGAGCACGACGGCGATCTGCCCGAGCCGGCGACCGAGCCGGCGTTGGACGACGACGAGCGCACCGAACAGTCCGAACACCGCACCGGAGGCGCCCACGGTGCTCGTGAGGTACGGGCCGTCGACGAAGCCCGCGAGGAGCACGAAGCCGACCGACCCGCCGAGGGCTGACATGAGGTAGAGCACCGAGAACCGCAACCGGCCGAAGAGGCCCTCGAGGTACGGGCCGAGCAGCCACAACGCGTACATGTTGAAGCCGATGTGCCAGATGGAGCCGGGCGCGTGCAGGAAGGCCGCGGTGAGGAACCGCCACGGCTGCTCGGCCGCGAACGCGGGGGTGAACGCGAAGGTGCTCGTCACGTCCAGCCCCGGGACCCGCTGGGCGAGGAACGCCAGCACGGACACCGTGATGAGGGTCAGGGTGACGACGGGCCGGCCCTCGGCGGCCCGGCCCCCGAACGTCGTCCGGGCCGGGCGGACGGTGCGCGCCTGGTCACGGACGCAGTCGACGCACTGGACGCCGACCGCGGCCGGCCGCTGGCACTCCGGGCAGACGGGACGCTCGCAGCGCTGGCAGCGGACCCAGGACTCCCGGTCGGGGTGCCGGGGACACACCGGGGGCGCAGCGGGCCCGCCCGTGGCGGGGAGGTCCCCACTCACTCCTCGATCGTCACCCGCTCGATGACGACGTCCTGGCGCGGCTTGTCCTGCGGGCCGGTCGGGACGGCGGCGATGGCGTCGACGACCTCCCGGCTCGGCGCGTCGGCGACCTCGCCGAAGATCGTGTGCTTGCCGGTGAGCCACGTCGTCGGCGCGACGGTGATGAAGAACTGGGAGCCGTTCGTGCCCTTGCCCATCCGCTTGCCCGCGTTGGCCATCGCCAGCAGGTAGGGCCGGTCGAACGACAGCTCGGGGTGGATCTCGTCGTCGAACACGTAACCGGGACCGCCGGTCCCGGTGCCCAACGGGCAGCCGCCCTGGATCATGAAGCCGGGGATGACGCGGTGGAACGTCAGGCCGTCGTAGAACGGCTCCGAGGACGTCGAGCCGGACCTCGGGTCGGTCCACTCCCGGGTGCCCGTGGCCAGTCCGGTGAAGTTGCGGACCGTCTTGGGGGCGTGGTTCTCGAACAGCTCGATACGGATGTCGCCGTGGGACGTGTGCAGGGTCGCGAACATGACGCCCATCCTGTCACGCACGTCACGCCCGGCCGGCCCCGGCGGGCAGGCGCACGCCGGGAGGGGCAGGATGGGGCACCACGACCACCAGGCCCGGACCAGACGGGCCCGAGGGGAGGACTGCGTGTTCCGTACGAAGAGCGGTTCCGGACGAACCACCGAGCAGCTGCGGGAGTCCACCGAGCACCTGCGCCAGTCCGCCGAGGAGGTGCGTCAGCGGCTGAGCCCGGCCGCCGAGCGGGCTGCCGAACGGGCGCGGGAGAGTGCCCTGACCGCCGGCGCGACAGCCCGGGAGTGGGCCCAGCCCCGGCTGGAGAACGCCCGCACCCGGGGACTGGAGACGGCCGCTCCCAAGGTGGAGGCCGCGGCCGAGGCGCTCGCCCCGAGGGTGGACGCCGCCCGCGACAAGATCGTGGACGACGTGCTGCCGCGGCTCGTCGAGGCGGTGACGGCGGCCGCCGCCGCCGCGCAGGCCAAGGCGGACGCGGCGCACGACCGCAGCATGGTGGCCCTCGCCGAGACCGAGAAGCAGGCGAAGAAGAGCGCCAAGGCGGCCCGCGCAGCGCGCCGGCGCGAGGAGAGGCACACCGGGCGGACCGTGCTGCTGGTCTCCGTGCTCGCCGCGGCCGTCGCCGCAGGATGGGCCGTCTGGCGCTCCACCCGCCCGGTGGAGAACCCGTGGGCGAGCGGGACGGGGACTGCCCCGAGCTACGGGACCAGCGGCAGCCGGCTCAGCGGCGGCACCACCGGTGGCGGGCTCGGTACGGGCACCCTGGCGAGTGAGAGCACGGACGTCGACACCCCGGCACCCGACGGGTCGCCCGAGGCACAGGCCGGAGAGGCCCTGGCGTCCGGTGAGGCGAGCTCAGCCCTGGACGCCGACGCCGCCGGCACCGGGACGGCGGAGGTCCCCGGCGTCCCGGCCGAGGGCGAGAGCACGGACGAGCCGAAGAACGAGCCCGGCCGGGGGTAGGCCGGCCGGAGTCGAGTGGACCGCTGAGGCGTGGACGTAGCGCTTCGGTGGGGACGCACCGCTCAGGACCGCGTCCAGCGGTGCAGCTTCTGTCGCGACGCCGCCCGCCACGCGTCGCGGTACGTGCTCCGAGCCGCCGCGGCCGCTGCCTCCTCGAGCCCAGCCACGAAGCCGTAGGCGAACGTGTCCTCGCCGGCGGCGTACGCCTGGGCTGCCATCTCGGCGAGCGTCTCGCGCGCCACCTGACTGTCCTGGTGCTCGCCGAGCACCTCCTGGACCCGCTCCATCGCCGCGGCAAACCGTGCCGCGTCCTTGCCGAAGGCGGGCTGGAGCGCCTCGCCGGCGTACCGCGCGCGCTTGGCGGCCTTGCGGACCTCGTGCAGGGCGGTCGCCCTCTCCCCGGGTGTGACCGCTGCATCGGCTGCCTGGTGCGCCCGGCGCAGGGCCTTCCACGCCTTCCGGGCCCTGCCCGGCAGCTCCTCGCGCGCCGGACGCCGGGCACGTGGGGTGAGCGGCGGCGCGTCGAGCAGGCCGTCGAGGTCGTCCAGCAGCCGCAGGTAGCGGGGGCTGGCGAGCTGGTGGAGCATCTCGGCGCGCGCGTGGTCGTACCTGCGGGAGAGGCCGGCGTCCACCCGCGCCCGAGCCGCCGCGGTCCCCGGACCGACCGGGGCGGCGTCGAACCGGTCGCGCAGGCGGTCGCGAAGGACCTCGGCGTCCCGGACGTCGCCGAGGAGGCCGGCGAGCCACCGCAGCTCGCCGCGAAGCGCGTCGGTGTGCCCGCGGGCGAGGTAGGGCCGGAACGTCGTCAGGGCTGCCCGCAGTCGCCGGGACGCGACGCGCATCTGGTGCACTGCGTCCTCGGCGTCCAGCCGGACCAGCGGATCGGCCGCCGTGATCGCCGCGACCTGCTGGCGCAGGTAGGCCAGCGCCACTGCGGCGGCGTCGCTGTCCCTGCCGAGGTCCGCCGGCGCCTGGCGCCGGGGCGGCATCCGGCCGCCGAGCGCGC
This DNA window, taken from Kineosporiaceae bacterium SCSIO 59966, encodes the following:
- the pknB gene encoding Stk1 family PASTA domain-containing Ser/Thr kinase — encoded protein: MDDAPRMLGDRYEVGALLGRGGMAEVHLGRDTRLGRRVAIKMLRSDFARDPVFQARFRREAQSAAALNHPNVVAVYDTGEDVVTESGGAQARVPYIVMEYVEGHTARDLLHNRPAGPDGTSQGVGVEEAITITLGVLEALEYSHRAGIVHRDIKPGNVMITPRGDIKVMDFGIARAVADSSATMTQSQAVIGTAQYLSPEQARGETVDARSDLYSAGCLLYELLTGRPPFVGDSPVSVAYQHVREVPQPPSSLNPEVPEAVDRVVLHALAKERGDRYPDAAAFRRDLIAARDGRPVSAPAVAAAAAAAAAATQALPGVGTAATQAMPAAGATGATVPVGAPPSPPTETITARDVQDPPPRRRRRAAGYVGLALAVIAVFAVAALLTSNLVGGTSTIEQVQVPRLIGMTAPEAKAALDELELEYAQGEDVEDTEAEPGTVVDQTPEERTTVDVGTTVTVRLAAAPGNVNVPDLEGRTQEEARTALQELGLEPGVVTTEDSPDHDAGRVVRTIPPAGQSVPEGTQIDLVLSSGQVELPDLVGTPYPEARAELLDLGLQVVIERQPTDEQEPDAVVSQDPAPGRVERGSVVTLVVADPLPEPSTPTTSAPTTTTPPAEPSTPPTTEPAPPPTPAP
- a CDS encoding aminodeoxychorismate/anthranilate synthase component II, which gives rise to MAPHVLVVDNYDSFVFTIVGYLRQLGASCRVVRNDAVGVEAADDVDGVLLSPGPGTPASAGVCSDLVRHVVRTGTPLLGICLGHQVIAEVHGATVTHADELVHGKTSRVVHDGVGVLDGLPSPFTATRYHSLAVVESTVPDDLLVTARTDGGVVMALQHREQPVHGVQFHPESVLTEGGHRLLANWLTTCGDPGAVARSAGLAPLAPHPPS
- a CDS encoding class E sortase, with the translated sequence MIRSVVRGVGEVLLTLGVLLLLFVAWQLWWTDVEAGREQQAAADRLRGSWTEPAAAEPAADPDPPPSEPPVPSPVQEGESFALVHVPRFGPDYAVPVDEGIGLEEVLNDGVLGHYPGTALPGSVGNFSVAGHRVTYGRPLNLIAELRPGDPIVVETADAWYVYRMREHQIVSPDRVEVVAPVPGDPQAEPSERLMTLTACHPMYSARERYIVHAELDTWLPRDAGPPPELAAAPERTED
- a CDS encoding DUF881 domain-containing protein produces the protein MPLGVTAVLVVAGLLFSASATVADGDDLRTDVADLPALIAAETKDVEAKAERVTQLRAEVEELSERTGDTQVQDLQAVADTLGFASGTQPVEGPGVEVVLDDVPRDRPLPEGVAADLLVVHQEDVQAVVNALWAGGAEAMTLMDQRVISTSAVRCVGSTLRLQGRVYSPPYTIRAVGDTGALLRALEESRDVQIYREYVDAYGLGWSTRVLPSVEVPAFEGSLELRYAEALEDA
- a CDS encoding cell division protein CrgA, with the protein product MPESRSRRKAAYTPPPTSSSGPKPNPPWFVPVMLGLMLLGLVWIVVYYLSQGQYPLPTLSLGGGEWTPGNWNLVIGFVFIMAGFLMTTRWR
- a CDS encoding rhomboid family intramembrane serine protease, with the translated sequence MSGDLPATGGPAAPPVCPRHPDRESWVRCQRCERPVCPECQRPAAVGVQCVDCVRDQARTVRPARTTFGGRAAEGRPVVTLTLITVSVLAFLAQRVPGLDVTSTFAFTPAFAAEQPWRFLTAAFLHAPGSIWHIGFNMYALWLLGPYLEGLFGRLRFSVLYLMSALGGSVGFVLLAGFVDGPYLTSTVGASGAVFGLFGALVVVQRRLGRRLGQIAVVLGINAVLGFVLPNIAWQAHLGGLVTGAALAAVLAYAPRERRTVVQVAGTAAVAAVLVVLAAVRYLV
- a CDS encoding peptidylprolyl isomerase, translating into MFATLHTSHGDIRIELFENHAPKTVRNFTGLATGTREWTDPRSGSTSSEPFYDGLTFHRVIPGFMIQGGCPLGTGTGGPGYVFDDEIHPELSFDRPYLLAMANAGKRMGKGTNGSQFFITVAPTTWLTGKHTIFGEVADAPSREVVDAIAAVPTGPQDKPRQDVVIERVTIEE
- a CDS encoding DUF5324 family protein, translated to MFRTKSGSGRTTEQLRESTEHLRQSAEEVRQRLSPAAERAAERARESALTAGATAREWAQPRLENARTRGLETAAPKVEAAAEALAPRVDAARDKIVDDVLPRLVEAVTAAAAAAQAKADAAHDRSMVALAETEKQAKKSAKAARAARRREERHTGRTVLLVSVLAAAVAAGWAVWRSTRPVENPWASGTGTAPSYGTSGSRLSGGTTGGGLGTGTLASESTDVDTPAPDGSPEAQAGEALASGEASSALDADAAGTGTAEVPGVPAEGESTDEPKNEPGRG
- a CDS encoding CYTH and CHAD domain-containing protein, with the protein product MHNQLEVERKFTVDEDFDLTSVRLSDRTRLVHDGVFQLRATYYDAADLRLIAEGITLRRRTGGPDDGWQLKLPHGPDGREEVHEPAAAGETEPPVSLRGLVLAHLRGETLRPVAQITTSRVVHRLVGDERGGPVLAELVDDHVTAEVCGDEAISTAWREVEAELVEGDADLLRAVTAALERAGASRAVAGSKLERALGGRMPPRRQAPADLGRDSDAAAVALAYLRQQVAAITAADPLVRLDAEDAVHQMRVASRRLRAALTTFRPYLARGHTDALRGELRWLAGLLGDVRDAEVLRDRLRDRFDAAPVGPGTAAARARVDAGLSRRYDHARAEMLHQLASPRYLRLLDDLDGLLDAPPLTPRARRPAREELPGRARKAWKALRRAHQAADAAVTPGERATALHEVRKAAKRARYAGEALQPAFGKDAARFAAAMERVQEVLGEHQDSQVARETLAEMAAQAYAAGEDTFAYGFVAGLEEAAAAAARSTYRDAWRAASRQKLHRWTRS